In Aspergillus nidulans FGSC A4 chromosome IV, a single window of DNA contains:
- a CDS encoding protein kinase RIM15 (transcript_id=CADANIAT00000679), with the protein MAGNDAENVQYLTPPAVNALRQEARSVDPKNLPTRTLSSDTMREERENLREAAEQTLNVIVDLDLEGRVKWVSPSWKQVVGTDLDTIERRLISDVLVDNKSAFLDAIESLKEDDSRSRFIRVSVQLGPDSVFKYAPAPRPLKREQTDGADSAAEEPSFEMEEDGPAILNLEGQGIMVYDRTAEGVAHTMWMLRPYSKPREVTIDLPSSLVESLGVGAEVLANYLTVLAEAAANEPDQSKHPAPEPVLCRICERQITPWWFEKHSDLCLQEHQAEMDVQIAQENLNEHRHAIVRVLDALEARQGRPISSRDGSSPHLPQPEYKGLPIGPSPVASAPSSGSTSTTSSAPATPPRSRDQSVSGSGHIRARSFAVRRPLARVVELILDLCDTALEINMPVLRESRGDNGDEFRTMSPQSESRISQVLQWHSPSSNTLEQEQGLAALCTDTEQVARSKVDAVIRHRRIVEYAERIRIEYTVLVEECITAALRKAERIAAGQLSDSSSSEDETPSDETTSDPSASSASILVQNAGHEPELPPPVSALTMSMRNATDRFQSGHSSEGKSSSAAVSTGPSSPMECPTPRSHKSVANLLGTSQPSRRGLSLADIDSGDQSDSSIVSSSITGAMRTDSPSSDRSLERKRRSLVLPGLSSSPRRQHSPARVSGPHSPLRMPKPRLSTGAESLSSPIVSPSSNLGELALHHYRHHRRQSSTTSSDLPRPPVSPHLTTASQPQPRPSPPSIKDFEIIKPISKGAFGSVYLSKKKTTGEYYAIKVLKKADMVAKNQVTNVKAERAIMMWQGESDFVAKLYWTFSSKDYLYLVMEYLNGGDCASLVKILGGLPEDWTKKYIAEVVLGVEHLHSRGIVHRDLKPDNLLIDQKGHLKLTDFGLSRMGLVGRQKRVLKSMNEQSGDILKQGSFPRATSIASSRSASFDFQGSGSPGSTPLITPDVAGSMPQPSYFNLNQSGLSRQPSRRASGYRSDSGGSENLNAIFRTLSLNEGETPGAMPIPPPPPSDSAHEEEGQSEPAESPYLQPLQPTHSNVSTGTPPQQTMMPPLMALFDPEDHNRRFVGTPDYLAPETINGVGQDEMSDWWSLGCIMFEFLFGYPPFNAATPDEVFENILHRRINWPGEVEELASPEAIDLMNKLMAINPRERIGANLEEKYPNGGAEIRSHPWFADIHWDTLLEDKAQFVPNLENPEDTEYFDARGATLQAFTEEDESSPQAPVTTGSYIDRPHDALYKVRSQVNSIKRPLMPLHIPPHVREPRSRRLSEPSLADDFGNFAFKNLPMLEKANKDVIQKLRQEALQAQQRQSSNAGTQQQPQTQGQTQATGPTPPSGPSLDGSPLPMSLQRTLSQSKGNNRPASPSSLSQANSSPSRPSQPSSPLLVQFSTGHNHERRKTSGSSSTTASHQSSGSFQPASADQTRVANSNKFGSASSSPIKPNRVGTHSPDKSGPGPHRHGSAPSTRTRSQTIGSQDGELSSSLARETYVPGHHKRRSQLFDVSPSSSDNEDPRAKALLKVQRRRQSSRRLSQINFADGPFFRPLDILICEDHPISRLVMERLFEKLRCRTITVANGAEAVRYALSEVQFDIIMTEFKLPQVNGADVARMVRETRSANRHTPIIAVTSYLKDLPETHHFDSLIEKPPTLTKLTEVLCKFCQWKPPPKDYNPSMFAARQTPPTQSDHSPSSTVSSGFALVPSSSYRGSSREESVGSSYFGDLDSIKAEEVPVIVSRQTDDWSQGTGGLGISEDSTSGQGSADSNRGAQNSTVPFPGLPHAAHSPPALSPSGMITPRKQRSSEAIRAKRESLERKRYECAESGDDEDEELGNLPSRTQSPRNRASRPGSKLGIEMMRTNSRGSVISTSEDALKKDKEAGERSRSGGSDDADEHARDKIRSGRSSLESKFEDLNIPEEAILPSIEDDLSPRNSPSPLALASRSALLTSDTKPPCSRYITKIHKRADSTASLESPKRGQITPPVVFPSQSQNPSEAYPSTPPIVFDGPADSGPYQSSLTPIPDSDATPRPMHTPCPNPDTEKTPRPGRLSTWHWFQSRKKPDQNLLQDCCIYMLASPMQCILTGTIYTVADAGKERCFPRLSARVRARE; encoded by the exons ATGGCGGGCAATGACGCGGAAAATGTTCAGTACCTTACTCCACCGGCCGTGAATGCCTTACGGCAGGAGGCCCGGAGTGTCGATCCGAAGAATCTCCCTACGCGTACTTTGAGCAGTGATACAATGCGTGAAGAACGGGAGAACCTGAGGGAAGCAGCGGAGCAGACCCTAAATGTCATCGTCGACCTGGATTTGGAAGGCCGTGTTAAATGGGTTAGTCCGTCCTGGAAGCAGGTCGTGGGTACAGATCTGGATACGATAGAGCGGCGGTTGATCTCGGACGTTCTGGTGGACAACAAAAGTGCTTTTCTCGACGCGATAGAATCTCTGAAGGAGGATGACTCCCGCAGCCGGTTCATCCGTGTATCTGTGCAGCTTGGTCCTGATTCAGTGTTTAAGTACGCACCTGCACCACGGCCTCTAAAGCGGGAGCAAACGGATGGAGCGGATAgtgcggcggaggagccttcgttcgagatggaggaggatggcCCAGCTATTCTGAACCTCGAAGGGCAGGGTATTATGGTTTATGACCGTACAGCCGAAGGGGTCGCTCAC ACTATGTGGATGTTGCGGCCATATTCAAAACCACGAGAAGTTACTATCGACTTGCCATCATCCTTGGTAGAGTCTTTGGGCGTTGGAGCTGAAGTTCTAGCAAACTACCTGACGGTTCTAGCGGAGGCGGCTGCAAATGAACCAGATCAATCCAAACACCCTGCACCCGAACCTGTCTTATGTCGCATTTGTGAGCGTCAAATAACTCCTTGGTGGTTCGAGAAGCACTCGGATCTTTGCCTGCAAGAACATCAAGCAGAGATGGACGTTCAGATCGCCCAAGAGAACCTCAATGAGCACCGGCATGCTATCGTGAGAGTGCTAGACGCGTTAGAGGCAAGGCAGGGTAGACCAATAAGTTCTCGCGATGGTAGCTCCCCTCATTTGCCTCAACCAGAATATAAAGGTCTGCCCATCGGACCCTCGCCCGTCGCTTCGGCGCCCTCCTCAGGATCTACGTCTACGACTAGCTCCGCTCCCGCAACTCCTCCTAGGTCCAGAGACCAGTCAGTCTCCGGGTCTGGTCATATACGTGCCCGTTCTTTTGCAGTTCGACGACCGCTAGCTCGAGTTGTTGAGTTGATACTCGATCTCTGCGATACAGCTCTAGAAATCAACATGCCAGTTCTTAGAGAGTCGCGAGGCGACAACGGCGACGAATTCCGAACCATGTCACCACAATCGGAGTCTCGTATTTCTCAGGTGCTTCAATGGCATTCACCAAGCTCTAATACTTTGGAACAGGAACAAGGTCTTGCTGCGCTGTGTACGGACACAGAGCAAGTCGCGAGATCAAAGGTTGATGCGGTTATCCGTCATCGCCGAATTGTTGAATACGCGGAAAGGATTCGCATTGAGTATACCGTGCTGGTGGAAGAATGCATTACTGCGGCACTGAGAAAGGCCGAGCGTATCGCTGCCGGGCAGCTGAGTGATTCTAGCTcctctgaagatgagacgCCATCAGATGAGACAACCTCCGACCCATCTGCCTCCTCAGCGTCTATATTGGTGCAAAATGCTGGTCATGAGCCTGAGCTACCTCCGCCAGTGTCTGCTttgacgatgtcgatgcgTAATGCAACGGATCGCTTCCAGTCGGGTCATTCCTCTGAGGGGAAATCTTCatctgctgctgtttcaaCTGGTCCATCTAGTCCTATGGAATGTCCCACTCCTCGCTCACACAAGAGTGTCGCGAACCTGCTGGGGACTTCTCAGCCGTCGCGGCGTGGTTTGTCTTTGGCTGATATCGATTCAGGCGATCAAAGTGATAGCAGCATTGTCTCGTCTTCTATAACTGGGGCTATGCGGACTGACTCCCCGTCATCGGATCGGAGTCTGGAGCGTAAGCGCAGAAGCCTGGTGCTTCCGGGCCTGTCCAGCTCGCCACGGCGACAACATTCGCCAGCTAGAGTGTCTGGACCTCATTCGCCGCTGCGTATGCCTAAGCCGCGTCTTTCCACTGGGGCTGAGAGTTTATCATCCCCAATCGTATCGCCCTCATCCAATCTAGGCGAGTTGGCTCTTCATCATTATCGACATCACCGCCGTCAATCGTCAACGACATCCTCTGATTTGCCCAGGCCGCCTGTTTCACCTCATTTAACGACTGCAAGCCAACCCCAACCACGCCCGTCACCTCCATCCATCAAAGACTTTGAAATCATCAAGCCCATAAGTAAGGGTGCATTTGGCAGTGTTTATCtgtccaagaagaagacgactgGGGAGTACTATGCGATTAAAGTGCTCAAAAAGGCTGATATGGTTGCCAAGAACCAGGTCACCAATGTTAAAGCCGAGCGAGCGATCATGATGTGGCAAGGGGAAAGTGACTTCGTTGCGAAGCTTTACTGGACGTTCTCCAGTAAAGACTACCTTTACCTGGTCATGGAGTATCTCAATGGAGGCGACTGTGCTTCACTTGTTAAGATCCTCGGTGGCTTGCCTGAGGATTGGACAAAAAAGTATATTGCCGAAGTTGTCCTAGGCGTTGAGCATCTCCACAGTCGAGGCATTGTGCATCGCGACCTCAAACCTGACAACCTACTCATTGACCAAAAGGGTCATCTGAAGTTGACAGATTTTGGTCTGTCTCGTATGGGGTTAGTTGGTCGTCAAAAGCGCGTTCTGAAGAGCATGAACGAACAATCAGGAGACATCCTAAAGCAAGGATCATTTCCTCGAGCCACCTCAATAGCTTCGTCTCGATCTGCTTCGTTCGACTTTCAGGGAAGTGGCTCACCAGGGTCCACTCCGTTGATCACGCCAGATGTAGCAGGCAGCATGCCTCAGCCGTCCTACTTTAATTTGAACCAGAGTGGGCTTAGTCGACAACCATCGCGTCGAGCATCTGGGTATCGCAGTGACAGTGGAGGTAGCGAAAATTTGAATGCGATTTTCCGAACGTTGTCACTGAACGAAGGTGAAACGCCTGGTGCCATGCCTATTCCTCCTCCCCCCCCTTCTGACAGCGCACACGAGGAAGAGGGTCAGAGCGAGCCAGCCGAATCCCCTTACTTACAACCACTTCAGCCGACACACAGCAATGTGTCAACGGGTACCCCTCCTCAGCAAACCATGATGCCGCCTTTAATGGCACTGTTTGACCCCGAGGATCACAACAGACGCTTCGTGGGTACACCGGATTATCTGGCACCAGAGACAATCAACGGTGTTGGTCAGGACGAAATGAGTGATTGGTGGTCTTTGGGGTGTATCATGTTCGAATTTCTTTTCGGCTATCCTCCTTTCAATGCGGCCACCCCGGACGAAGTTTTCGAGAACATACTTCATCGAAGAATCAACTGGCCCGGCGAAGTTGAGGAACTGGCATCACCTGAAGCCATTGACCTCATGAACAAGCTCATGGCTATTAACCCCCGGGAGCGGATAGGCGCGAACCTGGAAGAGAAATATCCCAATGGTGGAGCAGAAATTCGGAGTCATCCTTGGTTTGCTGACATCCATTGGGATACCCTCTTAGAAGATAAGGCTCAATTCGTCCCCAACCTGGAAAACCCCGAAGATACGGAATACTTTGATGCCCGGGGTGCCACACTCCAGGCTTTTactgaagaagacgagagttCTCCTCAGGCTCCGGTTACAACTGGCTCATATATTGACCGACCGCATGACGCTCTTTATAAAGTTCGCTCACAAGTTAACTCAATTAAGCGGCCATTGATGCCCCTGCATATTCCTCCCCATGTTCGGGAaccccgaagcagaagattAAGCGAGCCCTCATTGGCAGATGATTTTGGAAACTTCGCGTTCAAGAATCTTCCGATGTTGGAGAAGGCTAACAAAGATGTGATTCAGAAACTACGACAGGAGGCGTTGCAAGCACAACAACGCCAGTCAAGCAATGCAGGAActcagcagcaaccgcaaaCACAGGGCCAAACCCAGGCAACCGGTCCAACTCCACCCTCTGGACCGTCGCTTGATGGAAGCCCATTGCCAATGTCTCTCCAACGGACCTTGTCCCAGTCGAAAGGCAACAACAGACCTgcgtctccatcttccctTAGTCAGGCCAACTCCTCACCAAGTCGACCCTCGCAGccttcatctcctcttcttgttcagTTTAGCACCGGTCATAACCATGAGCGCAGAAAGACCTCAGGATCGTCCTCAACAACAGCTTCACACCAGTCGAGCGGATCGTTCcagcctgcttctgctgatCAAACTCGCGTGGCAAACAGCAATAAATTTGGCTCTGCCTCATCGTCGCCCATCAAACCCAACCGGGTTGGAACACATTCTCCTGATAAATCAGGTCCAGGTCCACACCGTCATGGGAGTGCTCCGTCAACAAGGACACGGTCACAAACTATTGGTTCACAGGATGGCGAGCTCTCTTCATCCCTAGCCAGAGAAACCTACGTCCCTGGTCACCACAAACGCCGAAGCCAATTGTTTGACgtctcgccttcttcatcagacAATGAGGATCCTCGAGCGAAAGCTTTACTAAAAGTGCAACGACGCCGCCAGAGCTCAAGGCGACTTTCGCAGATCAATTTTGCTGATGGTCCGTTCTTCAGGCCCTTGGACATCCTCATTTGTGAGGATCATCCAATCTCGCGCTTAGTCATGGAGCGTCTTTTTGAGAAACTTCGTTGCCGCACTATCACAGTTGCCAATGGGGCAGAAGCAGTACGCTATGCGCTCAGCGAGGTTCAATTCGATATCATCATGACAGAGTTTAAGCTCCCGCAAGTTAACGGGGCCGACGTAGCGCGGATGGTCAGAGAAACCCGTAGTGCCAATCGACATACGCCAATCATCGCGGTTACCAGTTATCTCAAAGATCTCCCAGAAACACATCACTTCGACTCACTGATCGAAAAGCCACCGACCCTGACAAAGCTGACGGAGGTTCTCTGCAAATTCTGTCAGTGGAAGCCGCCTCCAAAAGACTACAATCCATCAATGTTTGCTGCTCGCCAAACGCCCCCTACCCAATCCGACCATAGTCCAAGCTCAACAGTGTCATCTGGGTTCGCACTGGTACCATCAAGCTCATACCGGGGGTCTAGTCGTGAAGAATCTGTCGGCAGCAGTTATTTTGGGGATCTGGATTCCATCAAAGCTGAGGAAGTTCCCGTCATTGTAAGCCGGCAAACGGACGACTGGTCCCAGGGCACGGGAGGTTTGGGTATATCTGAGGACTCAACTTCCGGACAAGGTAGCGCAGACTCAAATCGCGGAGCCCAGAACTCAACGGTTCCCTTCCCCGGCTTGCCTCACGCTGCTCACAGTCCACCAGCATTGAGTCCTTCGGGTATGATCACTCCGCGAAAACAGCGCTCTAGTGAAGCCATTCGAGCAAAGAGAGAATCGCTCGAGCGCAAACGCTACGAGTGTGCGGAGtctggcgatgatgaagatgaggagcTCGGAAATCTGCCGTCCAGGACGCAAAGTCCAAGGAATCGCGCGAGTCGACCAGGCTCTAAGCTGGGTATTGAGATGATGAGAACCAATAGCAGGGGCAGCGTCATTAGCACAAGCGAAGATGCTCTTAAGAAAGACAAAGAGGCCGGAGaaaggagcaggagcggtGGTTCCGATGACGCTGATGAACATGCACGCGATAAAATTAGGTCCGGTCGGAGCTCCTTGGAAAGCAAATTTGAAGATCTCAACATCCCCGAAGAGGCTATTTTACCATCTATCGAAGACGATTTAAGCCCCAGGAACTCGCCTTCACCTCTCGCCCTGGCCTCAAGGTCTGCGCTGTTAACCTCTGACACCAAGCCACCATGCTCTCGGTATATCACGAAAATTCACAAACGGGCAGACAGTACTGCAAGTCTTGAATCCCCTAAGCGAGGACAGATAACTCCCCCCGTCGTCTTTCCCAGTCAGTCTCAGAATCCCAGCGAGGCGTACCCGAGTACTCCCCCGATCGTGTTCGACGGCCCGGCCGACTCGGGGCCATACCAATCAAGTCTCACTCCCATCCCAGATTCTGACGCCACGCCTCGGCCCATGCATACACCTTGCCCCAACCCTGATACAGAGAAAACTCCTCGACCAGGGAG GTTATCAACTTGGCACTGGTTCCAAAGCAGGAAGAAACCAGACCAAAACTTGCTTCAAGACTGTTGTATCTATATGTTAGCATCCCCCATGCAATGCATCCTTACTGGAACCATTTATACCGTTGCTGATGCGGGAAAAGAGAGATGCTTTCCTCGCCTTTCGGCCAGAGTCCGTGCTAGGGAA TAG
- a CDS encoding uncharacterized protein (transcript_id=CADANIAT00000680), whose product MHDNVPHTTARKFTACDVCYRRKIKCDGVRPRCNWCLHQQLDCTYRRPFPRKGAKRTAASSTVTNRASLIERIRRLDERRTDAMSSDINDCQAGAPNLLPEGLRWIKSRTGIAISLPTSHHAPWEKPPSSTDNLDLWPNGTALELPTKPILRQYLDAYLSSLMHKVFPVVDSSLFPLTIRAAYQQRGPGLESPNPSARACVFAFTALVSCLGQVDPGSSVARPPPVPCREYIMQARRILPAILQEPPNLDALQTTLLLALISVITGELQIAVYYTSIASRFVIASGAHTMTDTLAPPSTPDVIAKKHLRTLFWLCYTLDKDLALRTGQAHVLKDDDCALDIPPAYHEHLHSCLDHSPGTDADIRGPIFPVDLRLSMIKARAFTALYSYNGLRKSDTELIRSIRELDEELECWRTSLPPHLRPQLSFMPKHEKPKNTFLIITHMSYYSCVNLIHLASSRCNAWRSPSLDGGALIHGLQSSLTVSVEASRSLLLFLRDSEFRRPDADNVESDMKLLALAEQTTGRLFLRRNNPMDRVIDLAPINEFITWLRKHAERAI is encoded by the exons ATGCACGACAATGTGCCACATACTACGGCCCGCAAGTTTACTGCCTGCGATGTGTGCTATCGGCGGAAG ATTAAATGTGACGGCGTTCGTCCACGATGTAATTGGTGTCTTCATCAACAGTTGGATTGTACCTATCGGCGTCCATTTCCGAGAAAAGGAGCCAAAAGGACCGCGGCCAGCAG TACTGTGACCAACAGAGCTAGCTTAATCGAGCGCATACGGCGGCTCGATGAGCGCAGGACAGATGCCATGTCTAGCG ATATCAACGATTGCCAGGCTGGAGCTCCAAACCTGCTCCCTGAGGGTCTCCGTTGGATCAAGTCACGCACAGGCATTGCTATTTCGCTCCCGACTTCTCACCATGCTCCTTGGGAGAAGCCTCCTTCGTCCACGGACAACTTGGACCTTTGGCCAAACGGCACAGCCCTAGAACTGCCAACTAAACCAATACTCAGACAATACCTAGACGCGTACTTGTCATCTCTGATGCACAAAGTTTTCCCGGTAGTTGACTCCTCTTTATTCCCCCTGACAATCCGGGCAGCATATCAGCAACGGGGTCCTGGACTCGAAAGCCCGAACCCTAGCGCGCGAGCTTGTGTGTTCGCCTTTACTGCCCTTGTTTCCTGCTTGGGTCAAGTTGACCCCGGTAGCAGTGTTGCACGGCCCCCTCCTGTTCCTTGCAGAGAGTATATCATGCAAGCGCGAAGAATTCTGCCGGCTATCTTACAAGAACCGCCTAATCTGGACGCATTACAGACAACTCTTCTACTG GCCCTGATCAGTGTCATCACTGGCGAATTACAAATAGCTGTATACTATACATCCATTGCCTCACGATTTGTCATAGCTTCAGGGGCTCATACAATGACCGACACTCTGGCCCCCCCTAGCACCCCAGACGTGATTGCAAAAAAGCATCTTCGCACCCTTTTCTGGCTCTGTTATACCCTTGACAAAGACCTCGCACTTCGCACAGGTCAAGCGCATGTCCTCAAAGATGATGATTGTGCACTTGACATACCGCCCGCCTATCATGAGCACCTTCATTCATGTCTGGATCATTCCCCTGGAACCGACGCCGACATTCGCGGCCCAATTTTCCCCGTCGATCTACGTCTCAGCATGATCAAAGCTCGAGCGTTCACAGCGCTGTACTCCTACAACGGCCTCCGCAAGTCTGACACCGAACTCATTCGCTCTATCCGCGAACTTGACGAAGAGCTCGAGTGCTGGAGAACATCCCTGCCGCCGCACCTCCGGCCGCAGCTTTCCTTCATGCCAAAACATGAAAAACCGAAGAATACCTTTCTTATCATCACTCACATGAGCTACTACTCCTGTGTAAACCTCATCCACCTCGCTAGCAGTCGATGCAATGCATGGCGGTCACCTTCCCTGGACGGAGGTGCACTGATACACGGGCTTCAGTCAAGCCTGACTGTCTCCGTCGAAGCCAGCCGCTCATTACTTCTTTTTCTGAGGGACTCTGAGTTCCGG AGGCCAGATGCAGATAATGTGGAGAGCGATATGAagcttcttgcccttgcggaGCAGACCACTGGACGTCTATTTCTGAGACGAAATAACCCAATGGACAGGGTTATCGACTTGGCACCTATCAATGAGTTCATAACATGGCTGCGCAAGCATGCCGAGCGCGCAATATAG
- a CDS encoding Mechanosensitive ion channel family (transcript_id=CADANIAT00000678) has translation MTTPVNEVPEPSYPAAERRRRSDSDSSPTVDGNAYVHDESQPHDGAYAGAQYGSHLQVDTTFQDFDKTSRSPSAAREQAMRLEDDLAVLEAERVASRSTHGTEKDARSGDVHSLTRSRSRRAEDVDEFDEATNPLHEKAAVYNPPENPSTGVSKFIKRVHESSFIVRYFTYIVPLVLILLIPLLVGALAYPDASVGGVELLWFSVWLEIVWLTLWAGRIVAKLLPTPVNIFASIFTNNSKKWRDVAKQLELPVTLFLWWLGVEISFLPTMKNHHVDGNSRTRDWENTLNKIIISVFVWTILNLIEKFLLQLIAMSFHRRTYSDRIEINKFQIGSLTKLYAFSRNKIAETDEAFEEKQDKSGSGAKTPLRYAGKARGLALGALNKVGDVAGAVAADFTGRKANSSSHPSQVVIALLRTTAGCQTLARRLYRTFVREGFDTVFPGDLKEAFDDNEEAEAAFSMFDKDMNGDISMEELEAVCVEIGRERKAITASLKDLDSVVSRLGNVFEFFVAVIAIIVFLTLISTSAAGVLTSAGSSILALSWLFSATAQEFLQSVVFVFVKHPFDVGDRVTIYGNSGEAGLGDDYYVKQISLLYTEFKKMQGHIVQAPNSYLNTLFVLNQRRSGALAEAVPVVIKYGTTLEQMDALRQRLLEFVRSERREFQTNILTELRAVTENFSVTLNVVFFYKSNWQNEGLRLQRRNKFICMLMVALQEIGIEGPRMNLQGASVDIPYHIAGFPPPYQARDGPPVNDDGGQHPPHTPSSGDDQHHQPGHSPSYRRPSILRKGMVAANARARGVSISSRKHVDFSLGMRDVASNDIMGDVFEARSPAADSAVRQVIAERRIQEEEAERQSVESSRQRNSGSRTNLTVPTSTNEARHSIDSQGASSLSSISRNRFFRHRSHSHSTRQEDLMEQGRSSEQGSSSAAAIRPISPSYHPDEKKL, from the exons ATGACAACACCGGTGAACGAGGTACCTGAACCCTCATATCCGGCGGCcgaaagaaggcgaagatcagaTAGTGATTCGTCCCCGACCGTCGATGGAAACGCCTACGTCCATGATGAATCTCAACCTCATGATGGAGCTTACGCAGGAGCTCAATATGGTTCTCACCTCCAAGTTGATACCACTTTCCAAGACTTTGACAAAACAAGTCGTTCTCCATCCGCAGCGCGGGAACAAGCCATGCGACTTGAAGATGATTTAGCAGTACTTGAAGCTGAACGGGTTGCTTCGCGTTCCACTCATGGAACCGAGAAGGATGCTCGAAGCGGTGATGTGCACTCTTTAACCCGCTCCCGTTCGCGGAGAGCAGAAGACGttgatgaatttgacgaGGCTACGAATCCATTGCACGAGAAGGCTGCTGTCTATAACCCACCCGAAAATCCCTCCACGGGCGTTTCCAAATTTATCAAGAGGGTCCACGAATCCAGCTTTATCGTGCGTTATTTTACTTACATCGTGCCTCTTGTTTTGATACTACTCATTCCTCTGCTGGTTGGTGCGCTGGCTTACCCAGATGCAAGCGTGGGTGGTGTCGAGCTGCTGTGGTTCTCGGTCTGGTTGGAAATCGTTTGGTTGACACTCTGGGCTGGACGA ATTGTAGCTAAACTTCTACCTACCCCGGTCAACATTTTTGCCAGTATCTTCACGAACAACTCAAAGAAATGGCGCGATGTTGCGAAGCAGTTGGAGCTTCCTGTTACGCTATTCCTTTGGTGGCTGGGTGTGGAGATTTCCTTCTTGCCGACCATGAAAAATCACCATGTCGACGGTAATAGTCGCACTCGAGACTGGGAGAACACTCTCAATAAGATCATCATCTCAGTCTTCGTGTGGACAATCCTAAACCTCATTGAGAAGTTCTTGCTTCAGCTCATTGCCATGAGCTTCCACCGGCGTACGTATTCGGACCGAATCGAGATCAATAAGTTCCAGATTGGGAGTCTTACCAAATTGTACGCCTTCTCCCGGAACAAGATCGCTGAGACGGACGAAGCTTTTGAAGAGAAACAGGACAAATCAGGAAGTGGCGCCAAAACTCCCTTGCGCTACGCGGGCAAGGCCAGGGGTCTTGCTCTCGGCGCCTTGAACAAAGTTGGGGACGTTGCCGGTGCCGTTGCGGCAGACTTCACTGGCCGAAAGGCTAATAGCAGCAGCCATCCTTCTCAAGTCGTTATTGCTCTGTTGAGGACAACAGCTGGCTGTCAGACCCTAGCACGACGGCTTTACCGTACCTTTGTTCGTGAAGGTTTTGACACGGTGTTCCCTGGTGATTTAAAAGAGGCCTTtgatgataatgaggaggcggaagcCGCCTTTAGCATGTTCGACAAGGATATGAACGGCGACATTTccatggaggagctggaggcagTCTGTGTGGAGATTGGTCGGGAACGCAAGGCCATCACTGCATCTCTTAAGGATCTTGACTCGGTGGTTTCTAGGCTTGGCAATGTCTTCGAGTTCTTTGTTGCCGTCATCGCTATCATCGTATTTTTGACCCTCATCTCGACCTCCGCTGCCGGTGTCCTTACCTCAGCCGGCTCCAGTATTCTTGCTCTGTCTTGGCTTTTTTCAGCCACTGCTCAGGAGTTCCTCCAGTCTGTCGTCTTCGTATTTGTCAAGCATCCTTTCGATGTTGGTGACCGTGTTACCATCTACGGTAACTCCGGTGAAGCTGGCCTGGGTGATGATTACTACGTCAAACAAATCTCGCTTCTATACACCGAATTTAAGAAGATGCAAGGTCACATTGTCCAAGCGCCGAACAGCTATCTGAATACTTTATTCGTTCTCAACCAGCGCAGATCCGGAGCACTCGCGGAAGCTGTTCCCGTCGTTATCAAGTACGGGACCACTCTAGAGCAGATGGATGCGCTTCGCCAGCGACTGCTCGAATTTGTTCGGAGCGAACGTCGTGAATTTCAGACGAATATCCTGACGGAGCTACGTGCAGTCACAGAGAACTTCTCCGTGACTCTTAACGTCGTTTTCTTCTACAAGTCCAACTGGCAAAATGAAGGTTTACGTCTGCAACGTCGGAACAAGTTCATTTGCATGCTCATGGTTGCTCTGCAAGAAATTGGTATTGAAGGACCTCGTATGAACCTCCAGGGTGCCAGCGTTGATATTCCTTATCACATTGCTggttttcctcctccatatCAGGCTCGCGACGGCCCTCCAGTCAACGATGACGGCGGTCAGCATCCACCACATACCCCATCAAGTGGCGATGACCAGCACCATCAGCCGGGTCACAGCCCCTCATACCGCCGTCCCTCAATTCTGCGCAAGGGCATGGTTGCTGCCAACGCCAGAGCTCGCGGCGTGTCTATTTCGTCCAGAAAGCATGTGGATTTCTCGCTCGGTATGCGAGACGTGGCCAGCAACGACATTATGGGCGACGTTTTTGAAGCACGGAGTCCTGCAGCCGATTCTGCAGTGCGTCAGGTGATTGCCGAACGCCGGatccaggaggaagaggcggagagaCAGAGCGTAGAGTCATCTCGCCAACGAAACTCAGGCTCTCGCACCAACCTCACTGTGCCGACTTCTACCAACGAAGCCCGGCACTCGATTGATTCCCAGGGCGCAAGCAGTCTTTCGTCCATCAGCCGCAATCGATTCTTCCGTCATCGATCCCACTCCCACAGCACCCGGCAGGAAGACTTGATGGAGCAAGGCCGTTCTTCCGAGCAAGGTTCTTCCTCGGCTGCCGCTATCCGCCCTATTTCTCCTTCCTATCATCCTGACGAGAAAAAGCTATGA